The following coding sequences lie in one Spea bombifrons isolate aSpeBom1 chromosome 5, aSpeBom1.2.pri, whole genome shotgun sequence genomic window:
- the DNAJC5B gene encoding dnaJ homolog subfamily C member 5B, whose product MSEQRQRSLSTSGEALYQILGLEKGVTHDEIKKSYRKLALKHHPDKNPDNPHAAETFKEINNAHAILSDSSKRNIYDKYGSLGLYVAEQFGEENVNAYFMLSSWWAKGLFAICGLLTGCYFCCCLCCCCNCCFGKCKPKPTGGEDYECYVSSEDLEEEIKTDMESDGYTPIVMQPTNANEKTQLIGDNQRSYQTDS is encoded by the exons ATGTCTGAGCAAAGACAGCGTTCGTTGTCAACGTCTGGTGAGGCATTATATCAAATTCTTGGCTTAGAAAAAGGTGTGACTCATGATGAAATTAAGAAATCCTACAG aaaattagcACTTAAACATCATCCAGACAAGAATCCTGATAATCCTCATGCAGCAGAAACATTCAAAGAGATCAACAATGCGCACGCAATCCTTAGTGATTCTtcaaaaaggaatatttatgataaatatGGTTCATTGGGGCTGTACGTCGCAGAACAATTTGGAGAAGAAAACGTTAATGCCTACTTCATGCTGTCTAGTTGGTGGGCAAAG GGTCTGTTTGCAATCTGTGGACTCTTGACTGGCTGTTATTTTTGCTgctgcctctgctgctgctgtaatTGTTGTTTTGGAAAATGCAAACCCAAACCAACAGGGGGAGAGGACTATGAATGTTATGTGTCGTCTGAGGACTTAGAGGAGGAAATCAAGACAGATATGGAATCag atggATATACACCAATCGTAATGCAACCAACAAATGCAAATGAGAAAACACAGCTGATTGGAGACAATCAACGCTCTTATCAAACAGACTCATAG